A window of Lepus europaeus isolate LE1 chromosome 11, mLepTim1.pri, whole genome shotgun sequence contains these coding sequences:
- the INSM2 gene encoding insulinoma-associated protein 2 yields MPRGFLVKRTRRTGGSYRVRLAERGFPLPGPQVVLPFPEGTPSSSLPRAEPEAPPSQEEPGKGPAEAAWALSGSPCRAAGVSPGAGGRERTEWRADGREGTGPSPSPAKPAGAELRRAFLERCLSSPVSAESFPGGAAAAAAAFSAPTPGDQFLLPLRAPFPEPALQPDPAPLSATLHGLKRRTKVPLGCASGLSATGVKKPKAMRKLSFADEVTTSPVLGLRIKEEEPGAQPRGLGDSRTPLGEFICQLCKEQYADPFALAQHRCSRIVRVEYRCPECDKVFSCPANLASHRRWHKPRPVVANATVSSADGKPPLPPPSSSTNSGAAESFLAEGKENSRAERTADQHPRAADSSAQDQHQDSAPRQSLPLLAQPEPSLPQAPYTERVLGRRVPGPGGASGGGVAEIFVCPYCHKKFRRQAYLRKHLGTHEAASVRALAPAFACPLCGAHFPSADIREKHRLWHAVREELLLPALAGAPAEAPGPGGAPDGSPQQIFSCKHCPSTFFSSPGLTRHINKCHPSESRQVLLLQMPLRPGC; encoded by the coding sequence ATGCCGAGGGGCTTTCTGGTGAAGCGAACTAGACGGACAGGCGGTTCTTACCGGGTGCGCCTGGCGGAGCGAGGCTTCCCTCTGCCGGGGCCCCAGGTGGTGCTGCCCTTTCCCGAGGGGActcccagctcctctctgcccagggctgagccggaGGCGCCCCCCAGCCAGGAGGAGCCGGGAAAGGGGCCAGCGGAGGCAGCCTGGGCACTGTCGGGGTCGCCCTGTCGGGCGGCTGGGGTGAGCCCGGGGGCGGGCGGACGGGAACGCACAGAGTGGAGGGCGGATGGCCGGGAGGGTaccgggcccagccccagcccggcgaAGCCAGCGGGCGCCGAACTGCGCCGGGCCTTCTTGGAGCGCTGCCTCAGCTCGCCCGTCTCCGCCGAGTCCTTCCCcgggggcgccgccgccgccgcggccgcttTCTCCGCACCGACCCCGGGGGACCAGTTCCTGCTGCCGCTGCGGGCACCATTCCCAGAGCCCGCGCTCCAGCCGGACCCCGCACCCCTGTCGGCCACCCTGCACGGCCTGAAGCGCCGCACCAAAGTACCTCTGGGTTGCGCGTCCGGACTCTCGGCCACGGGAGTCAAGAAGCCAAAGGCCATGAGGAAGTTGAGCTTCGCTGATGAGGTGACCACGTCGCCTGTCCTAGGCCTGAGGATCAAGGAGGAGGAACCCGGCGCGCAGCCCCGGGGCCTGGGGGACAGCCGCACGCCGCTGGGGGAGTTCATCTGCCAGCTGTGCAAGGAGCAGTACGCAGACCCCTTCGCGTTGGCCCAGCACCGCTGCTCCCGCATCGTGCGCGTCGAGTACCGCTGCCCCGAGTGCGACAAGGTCTTCAGCTGCCCCGCGAACCTCGCCTCCCATCGCCGCTGGCACAAGCCGCGTCCGGTGGTGGCAAACGCCACCGTGTCCTCCGCCGACGGGAAGCCGCCGCTGCCCCCGCCTTCATCCTCCACTAACTCCGGGGCCGCAGAGTCCTTCCTGGCGGAGGGGAAGGAGAACAGCCGGGCAGAGCGGACCGCGGATCAGCACCCGAGGGCCGCGGACAGCTCCGCGCAGGATCAGCACCAGGACAGCGCCCCGCGCCAGAGCCTCCCGCTGCTCGCGCAGCCGGAGCCGTCGCTGCCGCAGGCCCCTTACACCGAGCGGGTGCTGGGGCGCCGGGTGCCCGGGCCGGGCGGTGCCAGTGGCGGTGGGGTCGCCGAGATCTTCGTGTGCCCATACTGCCACAAGAAGTTTCGTCGGCAAGCTTATCTGCGCAAACACCTGGGCACTCACGAGGCGGCCTCGGTTCGCGCGCTCGCCCCGGCCTTCGCCTGCCCGTTGTGCGGGGCGCACTTCCCGTCTGCAGATATCAGGGAGAAGCACCGGCTGTGGCATGCTGTCCGCGAGGAGCTGCTCCTGCCCGCTCTGGCCGGGGCTCCTGCTGAGGCGCCGGGCCCAGGCGGGGCGCCCGATGGGAGCCCTCAGCAGATTTTCTCGTGCAAGCACTGCCCGTCCACTTTTTTCAGCTCCCCGGGGCTCACCCGGCACATCAACAAGTGCCACCCCTCGGAAAGTCGGCAGGTGTTGCTGCTGCAGATGCCACTGcggcctggctgttga